One window of Prochlorococcus marinus XMU1405 genomic DNA carries:
- the zds gene encoding 9,9'-di-cis-zeta-carotene desaturase: MKIAIVGSGLAGLTAAVNLVDEGHEVEIYESRSFWGGKVGSWEDKDGNHIEMGLHVFFYNYANLFKLMKKVGALDNLLPKDHTHLFINNGGNLKSLDFRFPLGAPFNGLKAFFTTEQLTWLDKFRNALALGTSPIVRGLIDYEGAMKIIRDLDKISFKEWFLNHGGSEKSLERMWDPIAYALGFINCKDISARCMLTIFMMFASKTEASKLNLLKGSPHKWLTQPIIDYITNKGAKIHLNHKVEEIIYEKESSSYSVNQLKISSPEGIKAVFADKFLAACDVPGIKKIIPKEWYQFKEFEGLKKLRAVAVATIQLRYDGWVTELQKDNTGNKPIGLDNLLYSADASFSCFADLALASPADYRKKDMGSLLQCVLTPGDRWMGRSTERITKEIDKEVRRLFPSSKNLKLLWSNVVQIPQSLYREAPGMEPFRPDQKTSISNFFMAGSYTKQDYIDSMEGATMSGHLAAAAILEKKAELAKNLAVS; this comes from the coding sequence GTGAAAATTGCAATAGTTGGTTCTGGATTAGCTGGTCTTACAGCAGCAGTCAATTTAGTTGATGAAGGTCATGAAGTAGAAATTTACGAGAGCAGGTCATTTTGGGGAGGTAAAGTCGGAAGTTGGGAAGATAAGGATGGAAACCACATAGAAATGGGTTTACATGTATTTTTTTACAATTATGCAAATCTCTTTAAATTAATGAAAAAAGTGGGAGCTTTAGACAATTTACTCCCAAAAGATCATACTCATCTATTTATCAATAATGGTGGCAATTTAAAATCTTTAGACTTCAGATTCCCATTAGGTGCTCCATTTAATGGACTAAAAGCTTTTTTTACCACCGAACAACTTACTTGGTTAGATAAGTTCAGAAATGCCTTAGCTTTAGGAACAAGCCCAATAGTTAGAGGATTGATAGACTATGAAGGCGCAATGAAAATAATTAGAGATCTAGATAAAATTAGTTTTAAAGAATGGTTTTTAAACCATGGTGGAAGTGAAAAAAGTTTAGAAAGAATGTGGGATCCTATCGCATATGCTTTAGGTTTTATTAATTGCAAAGATATTTCAGCAAGATGCATGCTAACTATATTTATGATGTTTGCTTCAAAAACAGAAGCCTCAAAACTTAATCTTTTAAAAGGTTCTCCACATAAGTGGTTAACTCAACCTATTATCGACTACATCACAAACAAAGGAGCAAAAATACATCTTAACCACAAAGTTGAGGAAATCATTTATGAAAAGGAATCTTCATCTTATTCAGTAAATCAATTAAAAATATCTTCTCCTGAAGGAATTAAGGCAGTGTTTGCAGATAAATTTCTAGCTGCCTGTGATGTTCCTGGAATAAAAAAAATAATTCCAAAAGAATGGTATCAATTTAAAGAATTTGAAGGTTTAAAAAAACTTAGAGCTGTAGCTGTTGCCACAATCCAATTAAGATATGACGGTTGGGTTACTGAATTACAAAAAGATAATACTGGAAACAAACCAATTGGACTAGATAACCTTCTTTATTCTGCTGATGCCTCTTTCAGTTGTTTTGCTGATTTAGCACTAGCAAGTCCAGCAGACTATAGAAAAAAAGATATGGGATCGCTTCTCCAATGTGTTTTAACTCCTGGCGATAGATGGATGGGAAGATCCACAGAAAGAATTACAAAAGAAATAGATAAAGAGGTTCGCCGTCTATTCCCATCCTCAAAAAACCTTAAATTGCTTTGGAGTAATGTGGTACAAATTCCACAATCACTCTACAGAGAAGCTCCCGGTATGGAACCTTTCAGACCTGATCAAAAAACATCCATATCTAATTTCTTCATGGCTGGTAGTTATACAAAACAAGATTATATAGACTCTATGGAAGGAGCTACAATGAGTGGTCATTTAGCTGCTGCGGCAATTTTAGAGAAGAAAGCCGAATTAGCAAAAAATCTTGCAGTAAGTTAA
- a CDS encoding HesB/IscA family protein, with protein MENVEAKQEIKNSDDGKGILITNDAIEQISNLLNGQSDKKALRVGVRSGGCSGMSYTMDFIGTNEINPDDKVYYYSLKADQSFQVVCDPKSLLYIYGMQLDFSKELIGGGFNFVNPNASQTCGCGSSFAV; from the coding sequence ATGGAAAATGTAGAAGCTAAACAGGAAATTAAAAATTCTGATGATGGCAAAGGTATCTTAATTACGAATGATGCTATAGAACAAATTTCAAATTTATTGAATGGTCAAAGTGATAAAAAAGCATTAAGGGTAGGAGTAAGATCAGGCGGTTGTAGTGGGATGAGTTATACGATGGATTTTATAGGAACTAATGAAATAAATCCCGATGATAAAGTTTATTATTATTCATTAAAAGCTGATCAAAGCTTTCAAGTAGTTTGTGATCCTAAAAGTCTCTTATATATTTATGGAATGCAATTAGATTTTAGTAAGGAATTAATTGGCGGTGGCTTTAATTTTGTAAATCCAAATGCTTCTCAAACTTGCGGTTGTGGAAGCTCCTTTGCAGTTTAA
- a CDS encoding tetratricopeptide repeat protein — protein sequence MNNEINPIEEDFNAALSRYKAGQDLIPIVQDFQKIIQQIPNHFAAWTCLSWLQLLLKNNEEALSAARQAVRLNQQDPQARMNLSLALLATNNKGVRDHIELIKKMSMMMPDVKSELKESVEDGLSRYPDWPELTKVKKWLEF from the coding sequence ATGAATAACGAAATTAATCCCATCGAAGAGGATTTTAATGCAGCTCTATCAAGATATAAAGCAGGGCAAGATTTAATCCCAATTGTTCAAGATTTTCAAAAAATCATACAGCAAATTCCAAATCATTTTGCTGCCTGGACTTGTTTATCATGGCTTCAATTACTTTTGAAAAATAATGAAGAAGCTTTGTCAGCTGCCAGACAAGCTGTTCGATTAAATCAGCAAGATCCACAAGCAAGAATGAATTTGTCTTTAGCTCTTTTGGCTACCAATAATAAAGGTGTTAGGGATCATATTGAGTTAATAAAAAAAATGTCTATGATGATGCCAGATGTGAAAAGTGAGTTAAAAGAATCTGTTGAAGACGGATTAAGTAGATATCCAGATTGGCCTGAGTTAACCAAAGTAAAAAAATGGTTGGAATTTTAA
- a CDS encoding lipid-A-disaccharide synthase-related protein, giving the protein MFKILILSNGHGEDLSGSLIAKQFVKSGYSVHALPIVGIGNHYEKEKIKIIGKTKEFSTGGIGYNSFKGRITEILGGEIFYLLKRLYLTFKLRKKYDYFFVVGDIVPVFFAWICKKDFFTYLVAYSSHYEGKLKLPWPSKFFLLSQKAKKIYTRDSLTAIDLTLQLKKKVSFLGNPFMDKFLPIKKELNKAEFSIGLFPGSRFPEILDNFVLILEVLEALSDLRYFQKIKFNFAIVNALSPLKIKEIFKKRGWLKLEKIKDNNLLKFQYKFLEVNIHWNNFDKILLKSSFCISMAGTAAEQAIGLGKPVIQIEGKGPQFTKNFAEAQRRLLGKYVFCATQYKDKNDQINQTIKLIIKIIYLMQLNKKFMISCIENAKKRLGENKACLKMVDDMDIVIKND; this is encoded by the coding sequence TTGTTTAAAATTTTAATATTAAGTAATGGGCATGGTGAAGATTTATCTGGCAGTCTAATAGCAAAGCAATTCGTAAAAAGTGGTTATTCTGTTCATGCTTTGCCAATTGTTGGTATCGGAAACCATTACGAAAAAGAAAAAATTAAGATTATCGGTAAAACTAAAGAATTTAGTACTGGAGGAATTGGCTATAATTCCTTTAAGGGGAGAATCACTGAGATATTAGGAGGAGAAATATTTTATCTTCTAAAAAGATTATATTTAACTTTTAAATTAAGAAAAAAATATGATTATTTTTTTGTAGTTGGAGATATTGTGCCAGTTTTTTTTGCATGGATTTGCAAGAAAGATTTTTTTACATATCTAGTTGCTTATTCCAGTCATTATGAAGGGAAGTTAAAATTACCATGGCCTTCTAAATTTTTCTTGCTCTCACAAAAAGCAAAAAAAATATATACAAGAGATTCCCTTACAGCTATTGATTTAACTTTGCAATTAAAAAAGAAAGTGTCTTTTTTAGGCAATCCATTTATGGATAAGTTTCTTCCTATAAAAAAAGAATTAAATAAAGCTGAATTTAGTATTGGATTATTTCCAGGAAGTAGATTCCCTGAGATTTTAGATAATTTTGTTTTGATTTTAGAGGTATTAGAGGCATTGTCAGATTTAAGATATTTTCAAAAAATTAAGTTTAATTTTGCAATAGTTAATGCTCTATCTCCTTTAAAAATAAAGGAGATATTTAAAAAAAGAGGATGGTTAAAACTAGAAAAAATTAAAGATAATAATCTTTTGAAATTCCAATATAAATTTTTAGAAGTGAATATACATTGGAATAATTTTGATAAAATATTATTGAAAAGTAGTTTCTGTATCAGCATGGCAGGAACAGCAGCAGAGCAAGCGATTGGATTAGGAAAACCAGTTATTCAGATTGAAGGTAAAGGTCCACAATTTACAAAAAATTTTGCAGAAGCCCAAAGACGTTTGCTAGGAAAATATGTTTTTTGTGCCACTCAATATAAAGATAAGAATGATCAAATAAATCAGACTATTAAATTGATCATAAAAATAATATACCTCATGCAGCTAAATAAGAAGTTTATGATCTCATGTATTGAAAATGCCAAAAAAAGACTGGGTGAAAACAAAGCTTGTCTTAAAATGGTTGATGATATGGATATTGTTATAAAAAATGACTAA
- a CDS encoding TIGR01777 family oxidoreductase produces the protein MRLLLLGCTGFVGKELAPTLLNENHEIYIVSRKPISKLKIDLDFNKFKFFQIDLSKEKNWNNENLLNILRETDGIINLMGEPIAEKKWTSEQKQEIENSRINTTKFMMKTLKNFKINPKVIINGSAIGYYGTSISGEFNENSIGGKDFLANLCKKWELVAAEKPFFSRLVIFRIGIVLEADGGALGKMLPIFKVGLGGPIGDGKQWMSWIHRSDLCALITRALVDKKYSGVFNAVAPNPVLMRDFSQTLGKCLNRPNLLPVPGAVLKILLGDGAKVVLEGQKVISSKLKNYDFKYPLLEKAIYASTKN, from the coding sequence ATGCGTCTTTTACTACTCGGCTGTACAGGATTTGTTGGTAAAGAATTAGCACCAACACTACTCAATGAAAATCACGAAATATACATTGTAAGTAGAAAACCCATAAGTAAATTAAAGATTGATTTAGATTTCAATAAGTTTAAATTTTTTCAAATAGATTTATCAAAAGAAAAAAACTGGAATAACGAAAATCTTCTAAATATTTTAAGAGAGACAGATGGAATTATTAATTTGATGGGAGAACCAATAGCAGAAAAAAAATGGACTTCTGAACAAAAACAGGAGATTGAAAATAGTCGTATTAACACCACTAAATTTATGATGAAGACTCTTAAAAATTTTAAAATCAATCCAAAAGTAATCATAAATGGATCAGCAATAGGTTATTACGGTACAAGTATTTCTGGTGAATTCAATGAAAATAGTATTGGAGGAAAAGACTTTTTAGCTAATCTTTGCAAAAAATGGGAATTAGTCGCTGCTGAAAAACCATTTTTTTCAAGGTTAGTTATTTTTAGAATTGGAATTGTTCTAGAAGCAGATGGAGGAGCATTAGGAAAAATGCTCCCTATATTCAAAGTAGGATTAGGTGGACCAATTGGAGATGGTAAGCAATGGATGAGTTGGATTCATAGAAGTGATTTATGTGCATTAATTACTCGAGCATTAGTTGATAAAAAGTATTCAGGAGTATTTAATGCTGTTGCACCAAATCCAGTATTAATGAGAGACTTTTCTCAGACTTTAGGCAAATGTCTGAATAGACCTAATTTACTTCCAGTGCCTGGAGCGGTTTTAAAAATATTATTAGGAGACGGAGCAAAAGTTGTATTAGAAGGACAAAAAGTAATAAGCAGCAAACTCAAAAATTATGATTTTAAATATCCTCTTCTTGAGAAAGCAATTTACGCCTCCACCAAGAATTAA
- a CDS encoding NAD(P)H-quinone oxidoreductase subunit O: MTDSIQKKPLKKGSLVFVDRDHYIKSIEALASDKDLPNYVFEGPGEILSVKDEYAQVRWRRPVPDVWLKLDQLEEYTQ; the protein is encoded by the coding sequence ATGACAGATTCTATTCAAAAGAAACCTTTAAAGAAAGGAAGCTTAGTTTTTGTCGATAGAGATCATTATATAAAAAGTATTGAAGCGCTTGCTAGTGATAAGGATCTACCTAATTATGTTTTTGAAGGTCCTGGAGAGATTCTTTCAGTCAAAGACGAATATGCTCAAGTTCGATGGCGCAGACCTGTTCCAGATGTTTGGTTGAAATTAGATCAACTTGAAGAATATACTCAATAA
- a CDS encoding DnaJ domain-containing protein — protein MEKNLYQELGVKKNASRSEIKSSYRSLVKQHHPDAGGKKERFLAIQNAWEILNDPIKKKQYDSSFLSSSSSFDSLNENWEEKFNQKKYNSSIKDKEVETWIKEIYTPINKLISQIIKPLNNEIKELSADPYDDQLMKNFCIYITLSQKKIEKVEKIYNKKLIPKSTSALGLDLYHCFSQVKDALSEFDRYTQGYVDNYLFDGKEMIKEAKRIQSRMSTEKKNKNF, from the coding sequence ATGGAGAAAAATTTATATCAAGAATTAGGTGTCAAAAAAAATGCAAGCAGAAGTGAAATTAAATCTTCATATCGCTCTTTAGTTAAGCAACATCATCCTGATGCAGGAGGCAAGAAAGAACGTTTTCTTGCAATACAAAATGCCTGGGAAATTCTAAATGACCCTATTAAAAAAAAACAATATGATAGCAGTTTTTTATCTTCCAGTTCATCATTTGATTCATTAAATGAAAATTGGGAAGAAAAATTTAATCAAAAAAAATATAATTCTTCAATTAAAGACAAAGAAGTTGAAACATGGATTAAAGAAATTTACACTCCGATCAATAAATTAATTAGTCAAATAATTAAACCTTTGAACAACGAAATAAAAGAACTATCTGCAGATCCATATGATGACCAACTAATGAAAAATTTTTGCATTTATATAACCCTTTCACAAAAGAAAATAGAAAAAGTTGAAAAAATTTATAACAAAAAATTAATTCCAAAGTCTACTTCAGCTTTAGGCCTCGATCTTTATCATTGTTTTTCACAAGTTAAAGATGCACTATCAGAATTTGATAGATACACACAAGGTTACGTTGATAATTACTTATTTGATGGTAAAGAAATGATCAAAGAAGCAAAAAGAATCCAATCAAGGATGTCTACAGAGAAAAAAAATAAAAACTTTTAA
- the cysK gene encoding cysteine synthase A gives MEIANDITSLVGNTPLVKLNRIRKHFDCYPEIIAKLESFNPSASVKDRIAYSMLSKAEEKGLITPDKTTLIEATSGNTGIALAMVAAAKGYKLILTMPDTMSIERRAMLRAYGAELQLTPGKDGMKGALDLANELSSTISCSYQFNQFENFANPDIHERTTAQEIWSQSNNNLDGLVTGVGTGGTITGCARFLKKVNPNCKIYAVEPKKSAVISGDKPGSHSIQGIGAGFVPKVLDTKLIDEIIKIDDDEAFYYGRLLARLEGLLSGISSGAALAATIKIGNRKELMNKRLIVILPSFGERYLSTAMFESNTSIQARKDGYL, from the coding sequence ATGGAAATAGCAAATGATATAACTTCTCTAGTTGGAAATACCCCATTAGTTAAATTAAATCGGATCAGAAAACATTTTGATTGTTATCCAGAAATAATAGCCAAACTAGAAAGTTTTAATCCATCAGCGTCCGTTAAAGATCGCATAGCTTATTCAATGTTAAGTAAAGCTGAAGAAAAAGGATTGATAACACCTGATAAAACAACATTAATTGAAGCAACAAGTGGGAATACTGGCATCGCATTAGCAATGGTTGCTGCAGCAAAAGGCTATAAATTGATATTAACTATGCCAGATACGATGAGTATTGAGAGAAGGGCAATGTTAAGAGCATATGGAGCTGAATTACAGCTTACGCCAGGAAAAGACGGAATGAAAGGAGCTTTAGATTTAGCTAATGAGTTGTCTTCAACCATTTCATGTAGCTATCAATTTAATCAGTTTGAAAACTTTGCTAATCCAGATATTCATGAAAGAACAACAGCTCAAGAAATATGGTCCCAATCTAATAACAATTTAGATGGCCTAGTTACAGGAGTAGGTACTGGAGGAACAATAACTGGTTGTGCACGTTTTTTGAAAAAAGTTAATCCAAATTGCAAAATTTATGCTGTAGAGCCAAAAAAAAGTGCTGTAATTTCCGGAGATAAACCAGGATCTCATTCGATTCAAGGGATAGGAGCAGGTTTCGTACCGAAAGTACTTGATACTAAATTAATTGATGAAATTATAAAAATAGATGACGATGAAGCATTTTATTATGGGCGTTTATTAGCTCGATTGGAAGGTCTTTTGTCTGGCATCAGCAGCGGTGCAGCTTTAGCAGCAACTATAAAAATTGGTAATAGAAAAGAACTAATGAATAAAAGATTAATAGTTATTCTTCCAAGTTTTGGAGAAAGATATTTATCTACAGCAATGTTTGAATCGAATACCTCAATTCAAGCCAGAAAAGATGGTTATCTTTAA
- a CDS encoding ABC transporter ATP-binding protein has protein sequence MRDSLENEIPHIKFKDVSFSYPEKKENLIFKCNFSIKKPGFWMVVGKNGSGKSTLLKLINGIIKPNNGSIDSNANIGMVFQNPDHQILMPNCRSELLININQNISHNEINKKIEYVLDQVGMIGFEKRPVHTLSGGQKQRLTIACALISDKNFILLDEPTALLDQTSQLKVLQTIKNLTSDHKKPLSALWITHRYEELTYADAVAELKNGFLSSWQEPSKFQYN, from the coding sequence ATGCGAGATTCACTTGAAAATGAAATACCTCATATTAAATTCAAAGATGTTTCTTTTTCATATCCTGAAAAAAAAGAAAATTTAATTTTTAAATGTAACTTCTCAATAAAAAAACCTGGATTCTGGATGGTCGTAGGTAAAAACGGAAGTGGGAAAAGTACTCTTTTAAAATTAATTAATGGAATAATTAAACCCAATAATGGTTCAATTGACTCTAATGCAAATATTGGTATGGTGTTTCAGAATCCTGATCATCAGATATTGATGCCTAATTGCAGGAGTGAACTTCTGATAAATATAAATCAAAATATAAGTCACAATGAAATTAATAAAAAAATCGAATATGTACTTGATCAGGTGGGAATGATTGGTTTTGAAAAAAGGCCAGTCCATACTTTGAGTGGTGGACAAAAACAACGCTTAACTATCGCATGCGCTCTGATAAGTGATAAAAATTTTATTCTTTTAGATGAGCCTACTGCGTTACTTGATCAAACTAGCCAATTAAAAGTTTTACAAACTATTAAAAATCTTACAAGTGATCATAAAAAACCTTTATCAGCTTTGTGGATTACTCATCGATATGAAGAATTAACTTATGCTGATGCAGTAGCAGAGTTGAAAAATGGTTTTTTATCTAGCTGGCAAGAACCATCAAAATTTCAATATAATTAA
- a CDS encoding MORN repeat-containing protein, with protein MKLIRNIVFSFGALSFIALGIGDYVYANLKENYKKKSSCSYENAQFEMVYKENTFLDGQIRKKGIYRYCITKDKKIFEFIHDKSKDSFVIEENFIGFLKKEAIYYTDYSQKRIGQWEIEKNKLIKYDCKSESRVKICADDIKRIAVADGRNPLLRIIQRINANFIKNGISGGKISYVFDNGDSYQGDWKRSKANGKGTHISRDGYEKYIGNWVDGKRNGKGTLTTYNFSTKKYDGTKKYEGDWLNDKKHGEGTFITAKGDKYIGKWENDKLIGRVNVIWANGDKFSGDWVDGKRTKGTFIWANGSKYVGSWTNDERTGKGTFIWVNGSKYIGDWVDDKRTGKGIIIWANGKKYEGDWVDDKRTGKGILYFKNGKKDYEGNWVNNSKEGKGIEYYLNGKIQFEGDYVDNQKSYGTLFNLNGSKYVGSFSEWGIYNGKGTLIWANGDKYEGDFLYGKRHGVGTYIWANGRKYIGNWVDGKRNGNGTYIYDNGDKYIGNWVDSKRHGVGTYIWANGDTRKGKYSNDSFLYEIK; from the coding sequence ATGAAATTAATAAGAAATATAGTTTTCTCATTTGGCGCATTATCATTTATTGCCTTAGGGATTGGAGATTATGTATATGCTAATTTAAAAGAAAACTATAAAAAGAAATCATCTTGTAGTTATGAGAATGCTCAATTTGAGATGGTATATAAAGAAAATACATTTTTAGATGGTCAAATTAGAAAAAAAGGTATTTACAGATATTGCATTACTAAAGATAAAAAAATATTTGAATTCATTCATGATAAAAGTAAAGATTCATTTGTGATCGAAGAAAACTTTATAGGTTTTTTAAAGAAAGAAGCAATTTACTATACTGACTACTCTCAGAAAAGAATTGGTCAGTGGGAAATTGAAAAAAATAAGCTTATTAAATATGATTGCAAATCAGAAAGCAGAGTCAAAATTTGCGCAGATGATATAAAAAGAATCGCCGTCGCTGATGGAAGAAACCCACTCTTGCGAATTATTCAAAGAATTAATGCAAATTTTATTAAAAATGGAATATCAGGGGGAAAAATTTCTTATGTTTTTGATAATGGAGATAGTTATCAGGGAGATTGGAAAAGAAGTAAAGCAAACGGTAAGGGTACTCATATTTCACGAGACGGTTATGAAAAATATATTGGAAATTGGGTAGATGGGAAGAGAAATGGAAAAGGAACTTTAACAACGTACAATTTCAGTACAAAAAAATATGATGGGACAAAAAAATATGAAGGAGATTGGTTAAATGATAAAAAGCATGGAGAAGGAACTTTTATTACGGCAAAGGGGGATAAATATATAGGAAAGTGGGAAAATGATAAATTAATCGGTCGAGTAAATGTAATCTGGGCTAATGGAGATAAATTTTCAGGAGATTGGGTAGATGGGAAGAGGACTAAAGGAACTTTTATTTGGGCAAATGGAAGCAAATATGTAGGGAGTTGGACAAATGATGAGAGGACTGGTAAAGGAACTTTTATTTGGGTAAATGGAAGCAAATATATTGGAGATTGGGTAGATGATAAAAGGACTGGTAAAGGTATTATTATTTGGGCAAATGGGAAAAAATACGAAGGAGATTGGGTAGATGATAAAAGGACTGGTAAAGGAATACTTTATTTTAAAAATGGAAAAAAAGATTATGAAGGAAATTGGGTAAATAATAGTAAGGAAGGCAAAGGTATTGAGTATTATCTAAATGGGAAAATTCAATTTGAAGGTGATTACGTTGATAATCAGAAGAGCTATGGAACTTTGTTTAATTTAAATGGAAGCAAATATGTAGGAAGTTTCAGCGAATGGGGTATTTATAATGGAAAAGGAACTCTTATATGGGCTAATGGGGACAAATATGAAGGGGATTTTTTATATGGTAAAAGACATGGCGTAGGAACTTATATTTGGGCGAATGGAAGAAAATATATTGGAAATTGGGTAGATGGGAAGAGAAATGGAAATGGAACTTATATATATGATAATGGGGACAAATATATTGGAAATTGGGTAGATAGTAAAAGACATGGCGTGGGAACTTATATTTGGGCGAATGGAGATACGCGTAAAGGAAAATATTCAAATGATTCTTTCCTTTACGAAATAAAGTAA
- a CDS encoding DUF7326 family protein codes for MKKKPIIYSDLSKKQLESLKELYIKKKVESMSHQELKQYVLEIISHQINDTIGKEEEMEAWREISDFFGEEFEIIISQIQTKFIDDKNVIEPEIDSQKQRIELLERNNFDQEKKDMWDD; via the coding sequence ATGAAAAAGAAGCCAATTATCTATTCTGATTTATCAAAAAAACAACTAGAAAGTCTTAAAGAACTTTACATTAAAAAAAAAGTTGAATCGATGAGTCATCAAGAACTTAAACAATATGTACTAGAAATTATTTCTCATCAAATAAACGATACTATTGGCAAAGAAGAAGAAATGGAGGCATGGAGAGAAATATCAGATTTTTTTGGAGAAGAATTTGAAATAATTATCTCACAAATACAAACAAAATTCATTGACGATAAAAACGTAATTGAACCAGAAATAGATTCTCAGAAACAAAGAATAGAATTACTTGAAAGGAATAATTTCGATCAAGAGAAAAAGGATATGTGGGATGACTAG
- a CDS encoding response regulator transcription factor encodes MKISILLIEDDRDMRDLVSRHLEHSGFDVQKAEDGIKGQALALQYSPDLILLDLMLPSVDGLTLCQRLRRDERTSNIPILMITALGGLKDKVTGFNSGADDYITKPFDLEELHVRIKALLRRTSRAQLNSSNQQEILNYGPLTLVPERFEAIWFESPVRLTHLEFELLHCLLQRHGQTVSPALILKEVWGYEPDDDIETIRVHIRHLRTKLEPDPRKPIYIKTVYGAGYCLELPIGSQVETARQEFIQARNPNLINSAVD; translated from the coding sequence ATGAAAATTTCAATCCTTCTAATTGAAGACGATCGTGATATGCGTGATTTGGTGTCTAGGCATTTAGAACATTCTGGGTTCGATGTCCAAAAAGCTGAAGATGGAATTAAAGGTCAAGCGTTAGCTCTTCAATATTCACCAGATTTAATACTTTTAGATTTAATGCTACCAAGTGTTGATGGATTAACTTTATGCCAGCGATTAAGAAGAGATGAAAGGACATCAAATATACCAATTTTAATGATAACTGCTTTAGGCGGTCTTAAAGATAAAGTTACTGGCTTTAATTCTGGAGCAGATGACTATATTACTAAACCATTCGATTTAGAAGAATTACATGTACGCATAAAAGCTTTATTAAGAAGAACTAGCAGAGCGCAATTAAATTCAAGTAATCAGCAAGAAATATTAAATTATGGCCCTTTAACCCTTGTTCCTGAAAGATTTGAAGCTATATGGTTTGAATCTCCTGTTAGATTAACACATCTTGAATTTGAACTCCTTCATTGTCTTTTGCAAAGGCATGGTCAAACTGTATCGCCAGCATTAATTCTTAAAGAAGTATGGGGATATGAACCTGATGATGATATTGAGACAATAAGAGTTCATATTAGACACTTACGTACTAAACTTGAACCCGATCCACGTAAACCTATTTATATAAAAACTGTATACGGTGCTGGATATTGCCTTGAGTTACCTATTGGTTCTCAAGTGGAAACTGCTAGGCAAGAGTTTATTCAAGCAAGAAATCCTAACTTGATAAATTCTGCAGTAGATTAA